CAGTGGTTTTTATCATATTGACCGAACCAACAGAACCGCCCGCGACATAACCCGTGGTTGCATTGAAGAAGTGGATATAATTAATACTCCCTGTGTAGACAGCAGGTGCACTTATGTTCGTCCACGAAACTCCTCCATTGGTCGTTTTGTAAATCACTCCTCCGTTTCCGCCGATGTAACCTGTTTGCTCATCAACGAATGAAATGGCATTCAGATTGTCACCCGCAGCAAAGGATGAGGGGAGTGTCTGCCAGTTGTTGCCACCATCGGTTGATTTGCTGAAATTACTCGCAACACTGAGTGAGTAACTCACGGCAAAAATCGTATTCCCGGCTTTGCTGAAAGCCCTGAAATCATCCGGAATGAGCGGTTTTTTGATAACCTGCAAATTGCTGCTGAGTGGCTGAGCAATAAGAGGAATGGCAACTGAAAGCATAAATATAAAGTAAACAAAACTTCTTTTCACTGTAACTCCAAAATGTGAATAATCATTCTGCAAGTTAAGAAAAAAGTGGAATTATTCATTTATTTATGCATGTTTCAGAAAAATAATTAGCTGCCTTCTACCAGGTGAAACCGACAGGCATGATCATCATGACTCCGCTCATCTTGCTTATTCTTTCCACTTCCTTAATATAAAATTCAAGCTTTCTGGCGGTTTCACTTTTGATAAAAAAGGTACCGGCCTTTGCTTCAAGATTACGCATCAGTTTCTGGAAAAATGTTTCAGATGTGCTGCTGTAGGATACAGTATAATCTTTCAATTTAGCCTTATTGGCTGCAATCTTAATTGCATCATACAAGCCACCCAAGGTATCAACAAGTTTTTTTTCCATTGCTGCAGGGGCAAACCAGATTCTCCCCTGTCCGATTTCATTTGCCTCGTTCCTGGTGATTTTTCTCTCTTTGGCTACTATTCCGAGGAAGGTCTCGTAAGTGGTATCCACATTCATCTGCATCACCGACAATTCATAATTTGTCATCGGGCGGCTGCCTGTGAAAAAGTCGGCGTAAGGATTGGTCTTTACTGTATCGAAGTTTATTCCAAGCTTGTCGCGCATCAGTTTTTGGGTGTTCATTACAAGTCCAAAGACACCAATGGAGCCTGTGAGAGTGTTCGGTGAGGCAACCACTACATCACCGGGTGCGGAAATGTAATAGCCACCGGAAGCGGCATAATTCCCCATTGAAATAATCAACGGTTTTTTACTTCTTAAAAGCTGAAGCTCATGGTACATAATATCGCTTGCCATGGCACTCCCACCGGGAGAATTGACCCTTAGGACCACAGCCTTTACCGACTCATCTTCAGCAGCGGCTTTTACTGCTTTTACGAATGTCTCACTGCCGATATTGTCGTCATTGCTCTTACCCATGACGATATCACCTTCAGCATATATAATTCTGATTTCGTCCCCCGTTTTGTATTTAAACTTTCCTGCACCGGTTTTCAGATAGCTTTCGAACGAGAGGTACTCAGGATTTTCGGAGAGTTTCAAACTCTTCTTCACAATCGAATCAATTTCGTGATTATAAACGAGCTCATCCACTATTCCGGCATTTTTTGCAGATACTGCATCAAAAACTGACAGTGAATCTGCAATCGAGTTTAATTCCTTCAGGTCAAGATTCGTTTTTTGCGAAATCTTTGTAAGTATCGAGCCCCAAAGTCCGGTGAGATATTCTCGCATCTGAGTTTTGTTCTCTTCACTCATATTGTTAGCAATAAATGGTTCAACAGCACTTTTATACTTGCCGGCTCTAATTACCTGGACATCAAGTCCGATGGAATTGAGGAGATTTTTAAACATCGGCACTTCGGCGCTTAATCCTTTTAACATTACGCCACCCCGCGGATTCAGATAGATGCTGTCTGCCACCGATGCCATGTAAAGTCCTCTCAAACTGTAAAAGTCGGAAAAGGCTATTATCTTTTTGCCGCTTTTCCTGAAATCAGCAAGTGCATTCCAGATTTCTTCAAGATTTGCCAAATTTCCGTTTGCATCCCCGACCTCAAGGTAAATAGCTTTGATATTAGCATCTTCCTTCGCACTTTTTATGGCATTCACATACTCCTGAAGGCTTGTCTTTTTTCCACTTTCATCGGTAAAAAGATTCGCAAACGGGTCATCCTCCTGCTTCGGAGAATCGATGATCGCCTGTCGCATTGTTATCTTCAGGATTGAATCGGGTTTTACCGTCACAACCTCACTGCTCGAAAGTCCGGCTATGAGGATGAAAATAAATCCGAATGATACCAGGAGTATTCCAAAACCTGCTATCAAAAATCCAAGCATTGATGCAAAAAGCATCATGAAAAAATCTTTAACTCCACGCTTTGGAGGTGGATAATATGGATTGTAGGGTTTAGTGTCTGACATTTTAGCTCTGATTTTATTCTTCAAAAATAATACGGTAATATATTAAATTGCAGTTTGATTTTTCATATACCGGCAATTCAATGATCCCACGATCGGGAATATATTTTTTCATTCTTTCATTTCTCCTCCTGCACAATTACAATTATTGTTCTTCCACGACTTCCCATATCTCCGGTCTGCCAATAATCTTTAATTATGCTCCTGCCACATACGGTTACGAACCTCAAAACTGGGGAGCTTCACAGGATTCGCGCGGGATAATGTATTTCGCAAATACTGAAGGCATCCTCGAGTATGATGGCGTCTCATGGCGTATAATCCGCCTGCCAAAGGGTGAAACCTGCCGCGCTCTCCACCGCTCCTCTGATGGCACGGTTTATGTCGCCGGATTCAATGAAATAGGAAAACTCCAACTTAATTCCTCAGGAAATGCTGAATACCACTCTCTAAAATCTAAAATACCGGCACAAAGCAACAATTTTTCGGATGTCTGGTTGATCGCAGAGTTAAACGGTAAAATATACTTCTCTACATACGACCGGATCTTTGTTTACGACGGAAATACATTTACGGTTATAAACTCATTAAGAAATATAGTCTCGATGAGGACCATAAATGGCAGTCTGGTGATCCTTCGTAAAGATGAACAACCCCGGACGCTCTCGGGTTCACAATTCATACCGCTTCAAAGAGAGGAATTCACTCTTCCGGGTGAATTGTACATGTCTCTCCCCTCTGATGATGGTGGTTTTATTTTTATTACAAAAACCGGAGTATTTTACAGGTTAAAGAACTCCGGATATGAAAAACTTTCAGATGGATTTACGAATCTGGGTGACGGCTCCGCTTTCTACGATGCTGTCTTACTGTCAAACGGAGATTTTGCCATTGCTTCATTAGAGTCAGGACTGATTCTGACAGACAAAAAGGGACAGCCTAAACAGGTTATCAAACAGGAAACGGGACTCGGACACAATACAGTCTATGCCCTTTTTCAGGATAACGAGGGGAACCTCTGGATGATGCTCGAAAACGGTATTTCCAGAATTAACATCAACTCGCCGGTCTCAATTTTTGACAACAGAACAGGTCTGCCCGGGGCTGCCTACAACACTGTGTTTTACAAAGGCCGGTTGTTCGCCGGTACAAGTTTTGGTGTCTATACCTCTAAACTCGAAGGCACACATTTCGGCACTCCGTTCGAGAAGGTCTCCAAAAACATAAGTGATTCCTGGGATTTTCTCAAGTATCGAAACAATATCTACCTGAATACCGGGTCAGGTTTCTTTCTGATTGATGATACGCGAGAAATATTAATCGATTCGTCATACTGTTTCTCGGCAACCTCGGTTTCCGATGACTCGTCTCTCATCCTTCTTGGTACAGATTCCGGTGTAAAACTGATTCAAATGGATGAAAAAGGTGAAAGGGCTGTTATGTCCCGGACGATTGAAGGTATCTCAGGACAGGTAGACAAAATCGTTCAACACGGTCCGCGGGAATTTTGGATTCAGATTCAACCGCACACAGTAATCAGAATGCGGTTTACACAAGGATATCTAAATGCTCCAAAATTGGAATATTATGAAGATGATTTTTCGGGAACAGGTTTCAACCCGACATTGATGAATCTTAACGATGATCTTTATGCTGTGACAACAAAAGGCATATATTATCTGAATTCACAGAAAGATACATTCATAAGTCTGAAAAATACCGGGCTGCAACAGGTCAAAAATCTCTATACGGTTCCTCTCGTTAGCATAATAAACAGTCAGAATATAGTACTTTACCTCGAAGGTATTATTTACAATGTTGAAATCAGCCAGACTGATTTTTCATGTAAATTCTCACAACTCGGGAGAGTCAGAACAGCGTCAATATACGGAATCAGTACCAATTTTCAGTCTCCAAACCGTGAGATCTGGCTTTCCGCCACCACCGGATTAATAAAGTTTGACGCCGGAGCGAATAAATCCAAAAGTGACATCAATGCCTTTTTTCGCAGTTTTCAAATTGGTGATTCACTCTATTTCTCGGGTGTTACCCGTAACGGTGATTTAAAAGATATTCCACCCGGAAGTAACATTACAGTTACATTCGCCGCTCCCGGTTTTCAGGATGAATTTAACATAATGTATCAGACCTGGGTCCAGGGACTCGATACAAACTGGACGCAACCCGGCAGAAACAGTTTCAGAGAATTTTACAATATGCAACCGGGCAATTATCTGATCAGAGTGCGAGCAATTCTTTCTTCGGGGCAAGTATCTTCGGAAGCTTTTTATTCACTGGAAGTCGATTCCTACTGGTATGCCAACTTCTTTGCTTATCTCCTTTATGCCCTGATTTTAATTGCTCTAATTGTCCTTTTTATCAAAATAAGAACTGCTGAAATACTCAAAGAGAGAGATGATCTCGAAGATATGGTTTCAGAAAGTGCCGCCGAGCTGAAAAAAGCCAATCAGGAGTTAAGTTTTAAAAATGTCCAGCTGCAGAGGATAAACAGCCAGCTCGAAAAACTTGACAGGGAAAAAAATGAATACCTCGGAATAGTAGCTCACGATTTGAGAAATCCAATTTCGGGTATTATGGGCTTCGCTGAAATTATTACTGATGAGGAGGAAGAACTCAAGAAATCTGATATAGCCCGTTTTGCAGAAAATATAAGAGTCAGTTGTGCTTCAATGCTCGAAACACTGAACAAAATTCTCAGCATGAATCTTGTGGAACAAGGAAAACTTGATCTTTACCCCGAAAATTTTGACCTTGTTGAACTGATTAAGGAGTTAAAAGACCGAAATCACCCTTCTTTGGAAAGAAAGAATATAAAGTTGAATTTAGAATTGCCCGAACAACTGGTAATTTTCTCGGATCGTAATTTTACGGGGCAGATCATCGACAATCTCATTTCGAATGCAATAAAATATTCATTTCAAGGAAGTGCTGTCGATATCCGGCTCAAAGTAACAGACGGTTTCGCTCAAATTGAGGTGGATGATCATGGTCAGGGAATACCAGCAGAGGAACTGCCGAATGTTTTCAAACGCTTCGCAAAAATAAGCAGCTCCCCTACTGCGGGTGAATCTTCCTCTGGTATGGGACTTTCAATAGTCCATATGCTGGTGAATCTTTTGAAAGGAAAAATCGAGTGCGAAAGCAGTGTGGGAGTTGGCACCCTTTTTACAGTGAGACTGCCATTGAAAATTGAGGATTGATGATTTATGAAAATTTACTTTATTGACGGAAACAACTTGATCGGTAAGATTCCCGATCTTAAAAATAAATTGAAAACAGACAAAACCTTTGTCAGGGAACAGCTTGCTTTTCGCCTCGACACGGTTTTTCTGAATTCAAGCAATACTGCAGTGGTCTTCTTTGATGGATTTATTAATGGTGTGATCAATACTAACAAGTTAAAAATTATCTACTCCGACTCCAGACCCGCTGACCTGGTGATCAAAGAGGAAATAAACA
This genomic window from Ignavibacteria bacterium contains:
- a CDS encoding NYN domain-containing protein, with the translated sequence MKIYFIDGNNLIGKIPDLKNKLKTDKTFVREQLAFRLDTVFLNSSNTAVVFFDGFINGVINTNKLKIIYSDSRPADLVIKEEINRSKNPRNIVVVSSDNEVYNYGKKCSCDVLKSEEFFTRFFGTAVEKEESEKISLLQKQNDEFKKLFGL
- the sppA gene encoding signal peptide peptidase SppA, with product MSDTKPYNPYYPPPKRGVKDFFMMLFASMLGFLIAGFGILLVSFGFIFILIAGLSSSEVVTVKPDSILKITMRQAIIDSPKQEDDPFANLFTDESGKKTSLQEYVNAIKSAKEDANIKAIYLEVGDANGNLANLEEIWNALADFRKSGKKIIAFSDFYSLRGLYMASVADSIYLNPRGGVMLKGLSAEVPMFKNLLNSIGLDVQVIRAGKYKSAVEPFIANNMSEENKTQMREYLTGLWGSILTKISQKTNLDLKELNSIADSLSVFDAVSAKNAGIVDELVYNHEIDSIVKKSLKLSENPEYLSFESYLKTGAGKFKYKTGDEIRIIYAEGDIVMGKSNDDNIGSETFVKAVKAAAEDESVKAVVLRVNSPGGSAMASDIMYHELQLLRSKKPLIISMGNYAASGGYYISAPGDVVVASPNTLTGSIGVFGLVMNTQKLMRDKLGINFDTVKTNPYADFFTGSRPMTNYELSVMQMNVDTTYETFLGIVAKERKITRNEANEIGQGRIWFAPAAMEKKLVDTLGGLYDAIKIAANKAKLKDYTVSYSSTSETFFQKLMRNLEAKAGTFFIKSETARKLEFYIKEVERISKMSGVMMIMPVGFTW